The DNA sequence AGTATTTGGCATGATAGGTAATGAATGAAGTCATATTATTTATACACATTGTACATATAGTGGAATAATAGCGCACAGTTTGGCCCCATAATATTATCATCaatcaataaatttaaaaagtgCTAATTTTATgtttgtgctgtgtgcaatctgcaTATTAATCTTTTCATAAAGACTGtgatatatgtatttatttttacaGCACCCAGGTGGTGAAGAAGTTTTATTGGATCAAGCTGGGAAAGATGGTACTGAAGCATTTGAAGATGTTGGCCATTCTACTGATGCAAGGGACATGATGACTAAGTACAAAATTGGTGAACTAGTGGAGGTAAGCAAAAATTAATTTGAAGCTCAAATTTTCATTCTGATGTATAGATTTGCAACAAAATCTCTCTTTCTTATTGTGTTTTTAGGAAGATCGTGTTGAAACAAAAGTAAAACCTCCAGTGAACTGGGATACTGATAAGGAAACGAGTAACAGGTAATGGTTTGATATTTTTGTGGACATATCATAGAGACTGTAGTGGTAGTACTTGAATATATATACTGCTCTGCAGCAATGAGACACGATGCTTTCCTGATTTCTGCCATGTTGGATAGCAGTTACGGTGCCAGACTTCATATGGTATGGAGTTTcttatttactgtgtgtgtgtgtgtgtgtgtgtgtgtgtgtgtgtgtgtgtgtgtgtgtgtgtgtgtgtgtgtgtgtttgtttcgttTGAGAGAGAGTGCAATATCAAATTGCAGTTTCATACTACTTAACACACATACCTCACATGGAACTTTTTGTTGCAGTTCTTGGAAATCGTGGATCATCCCTGTTGCATTGGGAGTTGTGGCAACAATTTTGTACAGATCATATTTTATAGCACAGGGTCACTAACCCTAATGTACCTTTTCGTATGAAGAAATGGATGGATGTTTAAAATATACAAGGGAGTTACTTGTTCTTCATGGAGATAATTTAGTTGAATATCCAGtgaagagtgagtgagtgtgtctgAGAGTATctgtaacaaacaaaaacaaaaaaaaaa is a window from the Schistocerca americana isolate TAMUIC-IGC-003095 chromosome X, iqSchAmer2.1, whole genome shotgun sequence genome containing:
- the LOC124555761 gene encoding cytochrome b5-like, encoding MDQPVKLFRMAEVAKCNDSKQTYIVIHNAVYDVTAFLNEHPGGEEVLLDQAGKDGTEAFEDVGHSTDARDMMTKYKIGELVEEDRVETKVKPPVNWDTDKETSNSSWKSWIIPVALGVVATILYRSYFIAQGH